One part of the Rutidosis leptorrhynchoides isolate AG116_Rl617_1_P2 chromosome 1, CSIRO_AGI_Rlap_v1, whole genome shotgun sequence genome encodes these proteins:
- the LOC139872278 gene encoding uncharacterized protein, producing MGVIIIDGSTVRSFVNDEPHFKTSVDTQFSSLDINNDGVLSRSEMRKAFESMRLLETHFGVDIAMPPEELTRLYDSVFATFDGDHNGTVDRDEFRSEMKKIMLAIADGLGSSPIQMAVEDDDQSFLKQAADLEAAKLSASS from the coding sequence ATGGGTGTAATAATCATCGACGGATCCACCGTCCGTTCCTTCGTTAACGACGAACCTCACTTCAAAACAAGCGTCGACACTCAATTCTCCTCACTCGATATCAACAACGACGGCGTTTTATCCAGATCTGAGATGCGTAAAGCCTTTGAATCGATGCGATTATTGGAAACGCACTTCGGTGTCGACATCGCCATGCCGCCGGAAGAACTCACGCGTCTTTACGACTCGGTTTTCGCCACTTTTGACGGTGATCATAACGGTACTGTTGATCGTGATGAATTTAGATCGGAGATGAAGAAGATTATGCTGGCGATTGCTGACGGATTAGGTTCGTCGCCGATCCAGATGGCGGTTGAAGATGATGATCAGAGTTTTTTGAAACAGGCGGCCGATTTAGAAGCGGCCAAGTTATCGGCGAGTAGTTGA